In Streptomyces sp. DG2A-72, one genomic interval encodes:
- a CDS encoding DUF4235 domain-containing protein: MGKKQQKLKLPLAYKPLGFVIGWAGGALASLAFQKTWKAIRHEDDAPDPLDRERGWGEILLASAIQGAIFAVVRSAVNRTGAKAVERSTGVWPAVDKSKKADKKADVA; the protein is encoded by the coding sequence GTGGGCAAGAAGCAGCAGAAGCTCAAACTCCCCCTCGCCTACAAACCCCTCGGGTTCGTGATCGGCTGGGCGGGCGGAGCGCTGGCGAGCCTCGCCTTCCAGAAGACGTGGAAGGCGATCCGGCACGAGGACGACGCACCCGACCCGCTGGACCGCGAGCGCGGCTGGGGCGAGATCCTGCTGGCCTCCGCGATCCAGGGCGCCATCTTCGCCGTGGTGCGCAGCGCCGTGAACCGCACGGGCGCGAAGGCCGTGGAGCGCTCCACCGGCGTGTGGCCCGCCGTGGACAAGAGCAAGAAGGCCGACAAGAAGGCCGATGTGGCCTGA
- a CDS encoding TetR/AcrR family transcriptional regulator yields MDSAVAREQALDAAEELFYGRGIQSVGMDDIRGASGVSLKRLYQLFPAKEQLVEAYLERRDVRWRRLLAEFVTGHEDPEQRILAVFDWLERWFGEPGFRGCAWINSYGELGATSTRVAERVRAHKEAFQDYVGGLVADAGRDSAFASAVYLLAEGAMVTAGITGSTAPAAQAREAVRLLLASCK; encoded by the coding sequence ATGGACAGCGCAGTCGCCCGGGAGCAGGCGCTGGACGCCGCGGAGGAGCTGTTCTACGGGCGCGGCATCCAGTCCGTCGGCATGGACGACATCCGCGGTGCGTCGGGCGTCTCGCTCAAGCGGCTCTATCAGCTCTTCCCGGCGAAGGAGCAGCTGGTCGAGGCGTATCTGGAGCGCCGGGACGTGCGCTGGCGGCGGCTACTGGCCGAATTCGTGACAGGGCACGAGGATCCCGAGCAGCGGATCCTCGCCGTCTTCGACTGGCTGGAGCGGTGGTTCGGCGAGCCCGGCTTCCGCGGCTGCGCGTGGATCAACTCGTACGGCGAGCTGGGCGCGACGTCCACCCGGGTGGCGGAACGGGTCCGGGCGCACAAGGAGGCGTTCCAGGACTACGTCGGAGGGCTGGTGGCCGACGCGGGGCGGGACTCCGCGTTCGCCTCGGCCGTGTATCTGCTGGCCGAGGGCGCCATGGTCACGGCGGGGATCACCGGGAGCACGGCGCCCGCGGCTCAGGCGCGGGAGGCGGTACGGCTGTTGCTCGCGTCCTGCAAGTGA
- a CDS encoding glutathione S-transferase family protein, producing the protein MSGDDGNSAYGRKPFKRSKAHFTDRITDDARDGWPVEPDRYRLVASRACPWASRAVISRRLLGLEDALSLAVADPIQDDRSWRFTLDPDGRDPVLGIRFLSEAYDRRGTGYPGGVSVPAIVDVPSGKLVTNDYQQLTLDLATEWTALHRDGAPDLYPRALRDEIDTVMADVYEDVNNGVYRAGFAADQETYEAACAALFRRLELLSRRLEERRYLIGDTITEADIRLFTTLVRFDAVYHGHFKCNLWKLSENPVLWAYARDLYQTPGFGDTVDFDHIKRHYYQVHTGINPTGIVPLGPDLSGWRTPHHRERLGGRPFGEGTPPGPVPTAEEVPARGRP; encoded by the coding sequence ATGAGCGGCGATGACGGCAACAGCGCCTACGGCAGGAAGCCCTTCAAGCGGTCCAAGGCCCACTTCACGGACCGGATCACCGATGATGCCCGGGACGGCTGGCCGGTGGAGCCGGACCGCTACCGGCTGGTGGCGAGCCGTGCCTGTCCATGGGCGAGCCGGGCGGTGATCTCCCGGCGGCTGCTGGGCCTGGAGGACGCCCTGTCGCTGGCCGTCGCCGACCCGATCCAGGACGACCGCAGCTGGCGTTTCACCCTGGACCCCGACGGCCGTGATCCGGTCCTCGGCATCCGGTTCCTCAGTGAGGCGTACGACCGGCGCGGGACCGGCTACCCGGGCGGGGTGAGCGTGCCCGCGATCGTGGACGTACCCAGCGGGAAGCTGGTCACCAACGACTACCAGCAGCTCACCCTGGACCTCGCCACGGAGTGGACTGCCCTGCACCGGGACGGGGCGCCCGATCTGTATCCGCGGGCGTTGCGCGACGAGATCGACACGGTCATGGCGGATGTCTACGAGGACGTCAACAACGGTGTGTACCGGGCCGGGTTCGCCGCCGACCAGGAGACCTACGAGGCGGCCTGCGCAGCCCTGTTCCGGCGGCTGGAGCTGCTGTCGCGGCGGCTGGAGGAGCGGCGCTATCTGATCGGCGACACGATCACCGAGGCGGACATCCGGCTGTTCACCACCCTGGTGCGCTTCGACGCCGTCTATCACGGCCACTTCAAGTGCAATCTGTGGAAGCTGTCGGAGAATCCGGTGCTGTGGGCGTACGCCCGCGACCTCTACCAGACACCCGGCTTCGGCGACACCGTCGACTTCGACCACATCAAGCGGCACTACTACCAGGTGCACACCGGCATCAATCCGACGGGCATCGTGCCCCTCGGACCGGATCTGTCCGGCTGGCGGACCCCGCACCACCGGGAGAGGCTGGGCGGCCGGCCGTTCGGCGAGGGCACACCGCCCGGGCCGGTGCCCACGGCCGAGGAGGTTCCGGCGCGAGGGCGGCCCTGA
- a CDS encoding nuclear transport factor 2 family protein, translating into MTDRPPLPPFTRETAAQKVQAAEDAWNTRDPQRVSLAYSPDSVWRNRDTFVTGRAQIVDFLTAKWERERDYALRKDLWAFDGDRIAVRFQYECRDADGQWWRSYGNELWEFDTHGLMTRREASINDVRIEEQERRIFGARPETERGRSFPVE; encoded by the coding sequence GTGACCGACCGCCCGCCCCTGCCGCCGTTCACCCGGGAGACCGCCGCGCAGAAGGTCCAGGCCGCCGAGGACGCCTGGAACACCCGCGACCCGCAGCGGGTCTCGCTCGCCTACTCGCCGGACTCGGTCTGGCGCAACCGCGACACCTTCGTCACCGGCCGCGCGCAGATCGTCGATTTCCTCACCGCAAAGTGGGAGCGCGAGCGCGACTATGCGCTGCGCAAGGACCTGTGGGCCTTCGACGGCGACCGCATCGCGGTCCGCTTCCAGTACGAGTGCCGGGACGCCGACGGCCAGTGGTGGCGCTCGTACGGCAACGAGCTCTGGGAGTTCGACACACACGGGCTGATGACCCGGCGGGAGGCCAGCATCAACGACGTACGGATCGAGGAGCAGGAGCGGCGCATCTTCGGCGCCCGGCCCGAAACCGAACGTGGGCGGTCCTTCCCGGTCGAGTAG
- a CDS encoding aldo/keto reductase: protein MQYVKLGSTGLDVSRICLGCMTYGLPDRGVHEWTLDEEASRPLIRQALDAGINFFDTANVYSDGTSEEIVGKALRDFAQRDEIVLATKVNGRMRPGPNGGGLSRKAIMAEIDHSLSRLGTDYVDLYQIHRFDRHTPVEETMEALHDLVKAGKVRYIGASSMYAWQFSKMQYTAERHGWTKFVSMQNHYNLLYREEEREMLPLCADQGAGVLPWSPLARGRLTRDWGTVTERSAGDNFGSRLYPDSDRTVVEAVTRIANDRGVPRAQVALAWLLHQDTVAAPIVGAAKPQHIEDAAAAVELRLSDKEIEELEQPYAPHPIVGH from the coding sequence ATGCAGTACGTGAAGCTCGGTTCGACGGGCCTGGACGTCTCGCGGATCTGTCTGGGCTGCATGACCTACGGCCTGCCGGACCGCGGCGTACACGAGTGGACCCTCGACGAGGAGGCGTCACGCCCGCTGATCCGGCAGGCACTGGACGCCGGGATCAACTTCTTCGACACCGCGAACGTCTACTCCGACGGCACGAGCGAGGAGATCGTCGGCAAGGCGCTGCGGGACTTCGCCCAGCGCGACGAGATCGTGCTGGCGACCAAGGTCAACGGCCGGATGCGGCCCGGCCCCAACGGCGGCGGCCTCTCCCGCAAGGCGATCATGGCGGAGATCGACCACAGCCTCAGCCGCCTCGGCACCGACTACGTCGACCTCTACCAGATCCACCGCTTCGATCGGCACACGCCGGTCGAGGAGACGATGGAGGCGCTGCACGACCTGGTGAAGGCGGGCAAGGTCCGCTACATCGGGGCGAGTTCGATGTACGCCTGGCAGTTCTCGAAGATGCAGTACACGGCCGAGCGGCACGGCTGGACCAAGTTCGTCTCCATGCAGAACCACTACAACCTCCTCTACCGCGAGGAGGAGCGCGAGATGCTGCCCCTCTGCGCCGACCAGGGCGCCGGCGTACTGCCCTGGAGCCCCCTCGCCCGCGGCCGGCTCACCCGCGACTGGGGCACGGTCACCGAGCGCAGCGCGGGCGACAACTTCGGCAGCCGCCTCTACCCCGACAGCGACCGCACGGTCGTCGAGGCGGTGACGCGCATCGCGAACGACCGCGGCGTCCCGCGCGCCCAGGTAGCCCTCGCCTGGCTGCTCCACCAGGACACCGTGGCGGCACCGATCGTCGGCGCGGCCAAGCCGCAGCACATCGAGGACGCGGCGGCGGCAGTCGAACTCCGGCTCAGCGACAAGGAGATCGAGGAGTTGGAGCAGCCGTACGCTCCGCATCCGATCGTCGGTCACTGA
- a CDS encoding LysE/ArgO family amino acid transporter: MTGALVSGLVAGYGIAVPVGAVGAYLVSLTARTSLRTGSCAALGVATADGLYALAAMVGGSALALALEPALVPLRWASVLVLIALAVWGTVTAVRQYRGRRLTTRAVSPPPSPTRAYLALLGITLLNPTTVIYFAALVLGTRTADPVPPLEQGVFVLAAFLASASWQLLLAGSGALLGRALTGRRGRLATALVSSAVMLALAVRMLATPA; the protein is encoded by the coding sequence GTGACCGGCGCACTCGTCTCGGGGCTGGTCGCGGGCTACGGCATCGCCGTGCCGGTCGGTGCCGTCGGGGCCTATCTCGTCTCTCTCACCGCCCGCACCTCGCTGCGCACCGGTTCCTGCGCCGCGCTCGGCGTCGCGACGGCCGACGGGCTCTATGCGCTGGCGGCCATGGTCGGGGGCTCCGCGCTCGCCCTCGCTCTGGAGCCGGCGCTGGTGCCACTGCGCTGGGCGTCCGTGCTGGTGCTGATCGCGCTGGCGGTCTGGGGCACGGTCACGGCCGTACGCCAGTACCGGGGCCGCCGGCTCACCACCCGGGCCGTGTCGCCTCCCCCGAGCCCCACGCGGGCGTATCTCGCGCTGCTCGGCATCACGCTGCTCAACCCCACCACCGTCATCTACTTCGCCGCCCTCGTGCTCGGCACCCGGACGGCGGACCCCGTACCGCCTCTGGAGCAGGGGGTGTTCGTGCTGGCCGCCTTCCTCGCGTCCGCGAGCTGGCAGTTGCTCCTCGCCGGGAGCGGCGCACTGCTCGGCCGGGCGCTGACCGGGCGGCGGGGCCGGCTGGCGACGGCGCTGGTGTCGAGCGCGGTGATGCTGGCGCTCGCCGTACGGATGCTGGCGACGCCCGCGTGA
- a CDS encoding nuclear transport factor 2 family protein → MTKSTDTTTRAVLEELLLRIGQGDAERIAELYAERSDWKLSWPEDEHGRTATPWIRPRSTRADAAAHYRQLAAHHVPGEAATEIERILVDGADAVVLGEIRQTAKATGRPYRARFALHLTVEDGLVVRHHVYEDSLAVARAFAP, encoded by the coding sequence ATGACGAAGAGCACCGACACCACGACCCGCGCCGTGTTGGAGGAACTGCTGCTGCGGATCGGTCAGGGCGACGCGGAGCGCATCGCCGAGTTGTACGCCGAACGGTCCGACTGGAAGCTGAGCTGGCCCGAGGACGAGCACGGCCGCACCGCCACCCCGTGGATCCGACCCCGCTCGACGCGCGCCGACGCGGCCGCCCACTACCGGCAGCTCGCCGCACATCACGTCCCCGGCGAGGCCGCCACGGAGATCGAGCGCATCCTGGTGGACGGCGCCGACGCCGTGGTGCTCGGCGAGATCCGGCAGACCGCCAAAGCCACCGGGCGCCCCTATCGCGCCAGATTCGCCCTGCACCTCACCGTCGAGGACGGGCTGGTCGTCCGGCATCACGTCTACGAGGACAGTCTCGCCGTCGCCCGTGCCTTCGCACCGTGA
- a CDS encoding cytochrome P450, translating to MTQTEPVAFPQDRTCPYQPPTAYDPLRAARPLARIALYDGRPAWLVTGHALARDLLADPRLSTDRTHPDFPAPTARFAGVRDRRTALLGVDDPEHRTQRRMVIPGFTLRRAAELRPRIRQIVDERLDAMIAQGPPVDLVTAFALPVPSMVICALLGVPYADHDFFEEQSRRLLRGPTAADTQDARARLEAYFDELIDRKQAEPGDGLLDDLVHLGDGTPTRQELISLAVILLVAGHETTANMISLGTYTLLQHPERLAELRADPALLPTAVEELLRLLSIADGLLRRATEDIEVDGTKIREGDGVLFSTSVINRDENVYADPDTLDWHRPARHHVAFGFGIHQCLGQNLARAELEIALHALLDRLPELRLAAPADEIPCKPGDTVQGMLELPVTW from the coding sequence ATGACGCAAACGGAACCCGTCGCCTTCCCGCAGGACCGCACCTGCCCCTATCAACCGCCCACCGCCTACGACCCGCTGCGCGCCGCCCGCCCCCTCGCCCGGATCGCGCTCTACGACGGCCGCCCGGCCTGGCTGGTCACCGGCCACGCCCTCGCCCGCGACCTGCTCGCCGACCCACGTCTGTCGACCGACCGCACCCACCCCGACTTCCCGGCGCCCACCGCCCGCTTCGCGGGGGTCCGTGACCGCAGGACCGCACTGCTGGGCGTCGACGACCCCGAGCACCGCACCCAGCGGCGCATGGTGATCCCCGGATTCACCCTCAGGCGTGCCGCCGAACTCCGCCCGCGGATCCGGCAGATCGTGGACGAGCGGCTTGACGCCATGATCGCGCAGGGACCGCCCGTCGACCTGGTGACCGCCTTCGCGCTGCCGGTGCCCTCGATGGTGATCTGCGCACTGCTCGGCGTCCCCTACGCCGACCACGACTTCTTCGAAGAACAGTCACGACGGCTGCTGCGCGGCCCGACGGCCGCCGACACGCAGGACGCGCGCGCCCGACTGGAGGCGTACTTCGACGAGTTGATCGACCGCAAGCAGGCCGAGCCCGGCGACGGCCTCCTCGACGACCTCGTCCACCTGGGCGACGGGACACCGACCCGGCAGGAGCTGATCTCCCTGGCGGTCATCCTGCTGGTTGCGGGACACGAGACGACCGCCAACATGATCTCGCTCGGCACCTACACCCTTCTCCAACACCCCGAACGCCTGGCCGAGTTGCGTGCGGATCCGGCCCTGCTTCCCACCGCGGTCGAGGAACTGCTGCGCCTGCTGTCGATCGCGGACGGGCTGCTGCGCCGCGCTACCGAGGACATAGAAGTGGACGGCACCAAGATCCGCGAAGGCGACGGAGTCCTCTTCTCGACCTCCGTCATCAACCGCGACGAGAACGTCTACGCCGATCCCGACACCCTGGACTGGCACCGCCCGGCCCGCCACCACGTCGCGTTCGGCTTCGGCATCCACCAGTGCCTGGGTCAGAACCTGGCCCGCGCCGAGCTGGAGATCGCCCTGCACGCCCTGCTCGACCGCCTGCCCGAGCTGCGTCTCGCCGCCCCGGCGGACGAGATCCCCTGCAAACCCGGCGACACGGTCCAGGGGATGCTGGAACTCCCCGTGACCTGGTAA
- a CDS encoding cation diffusion facilitator family transporter, protein MSGKPSNASKPANRKADRRTRVTVLVALAANLVIAAAKAVGGLAAGSPALLSEAAHSVADSLNEVFLLAALRRSRRPADERHPFGYGKERFFWSLLAAVGIFVMGGCFSFFQGFEALRNGTEEKLSGYVAGLIVLGVAFAAEGVSLARALYQAHRQGGRDRLRDPALRTVIAEDGTAVLGVSLAAAGMLLHMATGQIVWEASASFAIGALLVYVAYRLGRDARDQLIGEAAAPDAAERIRALLREQPEIDSVEALYTMKVGLDATLVAARVDLVPGMDSERVEEVAVRIKRTLARRVPEAGEIFLDVTDRPAQEARESPAATGERGGA, encoded by the coding sequence GTGAGTGGGAAACCCTCGAACGCGTCGAAACCCGCCAACCGGAAGGCCGACCGCAGAACCCGCGTCACCGTGCTGGTGGCGCTCGCCGCCAACCTGGTCATCGCGGCGGCCAAGGCGGTCGGCGGCCTCGCGGCGGGTTCGCCCGCGCTGCTGTCGGAGGCGGCGCACTCCGTGGCCGACAGCCTGAACGAGGTCTTCCTGCTCGCGGCGCTGCGCCGCAGCCGCCGCCCCGCCGACGAGCGCCACCCCTTCGGCTACGGCAAGGAGCGCTTCTTCTGGTCGCTGCTCGCGGCCGTCGGGATCTTTGTGATGGGCGGCTGCTTCTCCTTCTTCCAGGGCTTCGAGGCCCTCAGGAACGGCACCGAGGAGAAGCTCAGCGGCTATGTGGCGGGCCTGATCGTGCTGGGCGTCGCCTTCGCCGCCGAGGGTGTCTCGCTGGCGCGGGCGCTGTATCAGGCTCACCGTCAGGGCGGCCGGGACCGGCTGCGCGACCCGGCGCTGCGCACGGTGATCGCCGAGGACGGCACGGCGGTACTGGGCGTGAGCCTGGCCGCGGCCGGCATGCTGCTGCACATGGCCACCGGGCAGATCGTGTGGGAGGCGTCCGCCTCGTTCGCGATCGGCGCGCTGCTGGTGTACGTCGCCTACCGGCTCGGACGCGACGCGCGCGACCAGCTGATCGGGGAGGCCGCCGCCCCGGATGCGGCTGAGCGGATCCGGGCCCTGCTGCGGGAGCAGCCCGAGATCGACAGCGTGGAGGCGCTGTACACGATGAAGGTCGGGCTCGACGCGACCCTGGTCGCCGCCCGCGTCGACCTGGTGCCGGGCATGGACAGCGAACGGGTCGAGGAGGTCGCCGTCCGCATCAAGCGCACCCTCGCCCGTCGCGTGCCCGAGGCGGGTGAGATCTTCCTCGACGTGACCGACCGGCCCGCCCAGGAGGCACGCGAAAGCCCCGCCGCGACGGGGGAGCGCGGCGGGGCCTGA
- a CDS encoding helix-turn-helix domain-containing protein yields the protein MSTDGLPGTAAPGAPAPPPGLVVVGRFDQPEGYAVQRPRGADSWLFTWTTGGRGQLRQGSARARAAAGDLVVLAPGVRHGYGVEPGAGHWEFWWVHCQARPSWPFWLRPYDTGDGMYVVTPTPAGLHGRLGAAFRRMLADARWTGTGTPPATGPEDDRVAVAHGTVARELALCSLEEIVLLTAATARTSSPRPGVDTRVRRAQALIDADPGAPHTVRSLAEQVALSPSRFAHLFTRTLGQSPMRALRETRLRHAARLLESTDLTVERVAAASGFASPFHFSRVFRERYGVPPGAYRGGPVAG from the coding sequence ATGAGCACTGACGGATTGCCCGGGACTGCTGCGCCCGGCGCCCCCGCGCCGCCGCCGGGCCTGGTGGTGGTCGGCCGGTTCGACCAGCCCGAGGGCTACGCCGTCCAGCGCCCGCGCGGCGCCGACAGCTGGCTGTTCACCTGGACGACCGGCGGACGGGGACAGCTGCGCCAGGGGAGCGCGCGGGCGCGGGCGGCAGCCGGGGACCTCGTCGTGCTCGCGCCGGGTGTCCGGCACGGCTACGGGGTCGAACCGGGCGCAGGCCACTGGGAGTTCTGGTGGGTGCACTGCCAGGCGCGCCCGTCGTGGCCGTTCTGGCTGCGGCCGTACGACACCGGGGACGGGATGTACGTCGTCACGCCCACGCCGGCCGGGCTGCACGGCCGCCTCGGCGCAGCGTTCCGCCGGATGCTCGCCGACGCCCGCTGGACGGGCACCGGGACACCGCCGGCGACCGGGCCGGAGGACGACCGGGTGGCCGTGGCGCACGGCACCGTGGCCCGGGAGCTCGCCCTGTGCTCCCTGGAGGAGATCGTGCTGCTCACGGCGGCCACCGCACGGACGTCGTCGCCCCGGCCCGGCGTGGACACGAGGGTGCGTCGGGCGCAGGCGCTGATCGATGCCGATCCGGGGGCCCCGCACACCGTCCGCTCGCTCGCCGAGCAGGTCGCGCTGTCGCCCTCCCGCTTCGCGCACCTGTTCACGCGGACGCTCGGGCAGTCGCCGATGCGGGCCCTGCGCGAGACACGGCTGCGGCATGCGGCGCGGCTGCTGGAGAGCACCGATCTGACCGTGGAGCGGGTGGCCGCGGCTTCGGGATTCGCGAGCCCGTTCCATTTCAGTCGGGTGTTCCGGGAGC
- a CDS encoding endo alpha-1,4 polygalactosaminidase produces the protein MTACGSSEAAKSSQVRLPPRQAGFDYQIGGPYKPPSGVRIVARDRTASPAPGLYNICYVNAFQAQPDAERSWPADLLLRDADGEVVVDEDWDEALLDIGTAAKRERIAARVGEWIDGCANKGFDAVEPDNYDSYTRSDGLLTADDATAFIALLSRHAHARHLAIGQKNTVELAGQRKKAGLDFAVAEECGQYDECGKYAEAFDDRVVDIEYTDSGLRKALSGFGDRLSIVRRDVMVSTPGSEGYVRRTR, from the coding sequence ATGACGGCCTGTGGGTCCTCCGAAGCGGCCAAGTCCTCGCAGGTGCGGCTCCCGCCACGCCAAGCAGGCTTCGACTACCAGATCGGCGGCCCCTACAAGCCACCGTCCGGCGTCCGCATCGTCGCCCGCGACCGTACGGCGTCCCCGGCACCCGGCCTGTACAACATCTGCTACGTCAACGCCTTCCAGGCCCAGCCGGACGCCGAGCGGTCGTGGCCCGCCGACCTGCTGCTGCGCGACGCGGACGGCGAGGTGGTCGTCGACGAGGACTGGGACGAGGCGCTGCTCGACATCGGTACCGCGGCCAAGCGCGAGCGGATCGCCGCACGGGTGGGCGAGTGGATCGACGGCTGCGCCAACAAGGGCTTCGACGCCGTCGAGCCGGACAACTACGACAGCTACACCCGCTCGGACGGCCTGCTCACCGCGGACGACGCGACCGCTTTCATCGCCCTGCTGTCCCGGCACGCCCATGCCCGGCACCTCGCCATCGGCCAGAAGAACACCGTGGAGCTGGCCGGGCAGCGGAAGAAGGCCGGGCTCGATTTCGCGGTCGCGGAGGAGTGCGGTCAGTACGACGAGTGCGGCAAGTACGCCGAGGCCTTCGACGACCGGGTGGTCGACATCGAGTACACCGACAGCGGCCTGCGGAAGGCCCTTTCGGGCTTCGGTGACCGGCTGAGCATCGTGCGCCGGGACGTGATGGTGTCGACTCCGGGCAGCGAGGGCTACGTCCGCCGGACGCGCTGA
- a CDS encoding ferredoxin — MHIDIDTDVCIGAGMCALTAPDVFTQDDDGFSTLLPGREDGDGDPMVREAARACPVSAITVSDTGS, encoded by the coding sequence ATGCACATCGACATCGACACGGACGTCTGCATCGGCGCGGGCATGTGTGCCCTGACCGCCCCGGACGTCTTCACCCAGGACGACGACGGATTCAGCACCCTGCTGCCGGGCAGGGAGGACGGCGACGGCGACCCCATGGTGCGGGAGGCGGCGCGGGCCTGCCCGGTGAGCGCCATCACGGTGTCCGACACAGGGAGTTGA
- a CDS encoding phytanoyl-CoA dioxygenase family protein, translating into MTATDIGAAGAPILTEAGLNRFREDGFTVVRKLFGHDEIDRLCAEFTALHAAGPVPGHFEPRPSTDPLLTHPRVMHPHVINGLARSVLLDVRLREVLEVLLGEEALAAQSMFYFKPPGARGQALHQDNFYLRVEPGTCVAAWIACDVIDRDNGGLEIVPGTHRMDIFCPEEADEELSFAREYVPPPPGLSPVPVDMEPGDVLFFNGSLVHGSQPNRTADRFRRSFIAHYVGRSAERIGQHYRTLTMSGERVRLPESEGAGPCGTEFSEPHGPH; encoded by the coding sequence ATGACAGCCACGGACATCGGCGCCGCCGGCGCTCCCATCCTGACCGAGGCAGGCCTGAATCGCTTCCGGGAGGACGGCTTCACGGTCGTACGGAAGCTGTTCGGCCACGACGAGATCGATCGGTTGTGCGCGGAGTTCACGGCGCTGCACGCGGCCGGGCCGGTGCCGGGGCACTTCGAGCCGCGCCCGTCCACCGACCCGCTGCTCACCCACCCGAGGGTGATGCACCCGCATGTGATCAACGGCCTGGCACGGAGCGTGCTGCTGGATGTCCGGCTGCGTGAGGTGCTGGAGGTGCTGCTGGGCGAGGAGGCGCTGGCCGCGCAGAGCATGTTCTACTTCAAGCCGCCGGGGGCGCGGGGGCAGGCGCTGCACCAGGACAACTTCTATCTGCGGGTCGAGCCGGGTACCTGCGTGGCCGCGTGGATCGCCTGCGATGTGATCGACCGGGACAACGGCGGGCTGGAGATCGTGCCGGGCACCCATCGGATGGACATCTTCTGTCCCGAGGAGGCGGACGAGGAACTGTCCTTCGCACGGGAGTACGTGCCGCCGCCGCCCGGTCTGTCACCCGTACCGGTCGACATGGAGCCGGGGGACGTCCTGTTCTTCAACGGCAGCCTGGTGCATGGGTCGCAGCCGAATCGCACCGCCGATCGGTTCCGGCGGTCCTTCATCGCCCACTATGTCGGCCGGTCGGCCGAGCGCATCGGGCAGCACTACCGCACGCTGACGATGAGCGGGGAGCGGGTGCGGTTGCCGGAGAGCGAGGGGGCGGGGCCGTGCGGTACGGAGTTTTCTGAACCGCACGGGCCCCACTAG
- a CDS encoding flavoprotein, which yields MTEQDGKPFLYVVVCAAGIAAEVSKLITAAQERDWEVGVIATPVAMNGFFDTAAVEAQTGRRIRSAWRTPGDPRPFPPPDAVVVAPATFNTVNKWAAGLADTLAVATLCEAYGLGVPIAALPCVSDALAAHPAYNDSLIRLRGMGVRFGEPCSGEPDEHGRRPEFRWEQALDLLEH from the coding sequence GTGACCGAACAGGACGGGAAGCCCTTCCTCTACGTCGTCGTCTGCGCGGCCGGGATCGCCGCGGAGGTCAGCAAGCTGATCACCGCCGCGCAGGAACGGGACTGGGAGGTCGGCGTCATCGCGACCCCCGTCGCCATGAACGGCTTCTTCGACACCGCCGCGGTCGAGGCGCAGACCGGGCGCCGGATCCGCTCCGCCTGGCGGACCCCGGGCGATCCCCGCCCCTTCCCGCCGCCCGACGCCGTCGTGGTCGCGCCCGCCACCTTCAACACCGTCAACAAGTGGGCGGCGGGCCTCGCCGACACCCTCGCCGTGGCCACCCTCTGCGAGGCGTACGGCCTCGGCGTCCCGATCGCCGCCCTGCCCTGCGTGTCCGACGCGCTGGCCGCCCACCCTGCCTACAACGACAGCCTCATCCGGCTGCGCGGCATGGGCGTCCGCTTCGGTGAGCCCTGCTCCGGGGAGCCGGACGAGCACGGGAGGCGGCCGGAGTTCCGCTGGGAACAGGCACTCGACCTCTTGGAGCACTGA
- a CDS encoding nitroreductase family deazaflavin-dependent oxidoreductase yields MPFEGEYEPSPTQWVREQVELYESSGGTKGTTLMDTGMPVILLTTRGAKSGKIRKTPLMRVEHDGRYAAVASLGGAPKHPVWYFNVKSDPHVELQDGPVKRDMTAREVTGAEKAEWWERAVAAYPPYADYQTKTDREIPVFVLEPADGG; encoded by the coding sequence ATGCCTTTTGAGGGTGAGTACGAACCCAGCCCGACGCAGTGGGTGCGCGAGCAGGTGGAGCTGTACGAGAGCTCCGGCGGCACCAAGGGAACGACCCTGATGGACACGGGAATGCCCGTCATCCTGCTGACGACCCGTGGCGCGAAGAGCGGCAAGATCCGCAAGACGCCGCTGATGCGGGTGGAGCACGATGGACGTTATGCCGCCGTCGCCTCGCTCGGCGGCGCTCCCAAGCACCCCGTCTGGTACTTCAACGTCAAGTCCGACCCCCATGTGGAGCTCCAGGACGGCCCGGTCAAGCGGGACATGACGGCCCGTGAGGTGACCGGCGCGGAGAAGGCCGAGTGGTGGGAGCGTGCGGTGGCGGCATATCCGCCGTATGCCGACTACCAGACGAAGACCGACCGGGAGATCCCCGTCTTCGTGCTGGAGCCGGCCGACGGCGGGTGA